The DNA segment GATGATCCAGTTGGTCATATACCCGCCGTAGGAGCCGCCCGTAACGCCGAGGCGCTTGGGGTCAATCTGCGGATAGGCTTTGAGTACGGCGTCCGTAAAGGCCATGAGATCCTCATAGTCGATGGTCCCGTATTTGCCGCGGATATCGGCGAAGGCGTCGCCGCGTCCGTCGCTGCCCCTCGGATTGCAGAAGAACACGAAGTAGCCGAGATTTGCCCAGACTTGCATTTCATGGAAGAACGTCTCTCCGTAGACTGTTTTGGGGCCCCCGTGAATGTCGAGTATTCCGGGATATTTTTTCGAAGGGTCGTATCCCGCGGGGAGCAGCACCCAGCCTTCGATTTCCACATCGCCGCTCTTGCAGTTGAGCGCTTTGGGCGTAATGATCCGCTTTGTCTGAATGATTTCCTCGTTGAAAAACGTAAGCTGCTTTTCTTTTCCATTTTTGACCGTATAGAGTTCCTGCAGGCGGTCGCCCCGCAGTCCGATAAAGAAAATCTCTCCTTTGGCCAGGGCGTAACAGTCCACGGAGCCCTTGTCAGCCGTATGGCAGGTTTCGTTGCCCTTGCGGTCAATGGAGTAGAGGAACGAACTCTTGTGGGACGTCACCTCGTAATACAGCAGGTCGCCGACGACCCGGAAGGCCGTCCCGCCGCCAAGACGACAGTCGGAACCCACGGAATTGCACATGCCGCTGTCGTGAGTCTTCAAAAGGACAGGCTTTTTGTTTTTGATCAGGTAAAAATGCGGATTTTCGTTGAGCCCGTAGCGCTCGCCGGTGGCGAGCCCGCAGATCACGTCGTTTCCCATGAATTCGGCGAATTCCACCATATAGTCCTTGTCGGGGAGCAGTTCCGTCGTCTTCCGGCTGCGGATATCGTACTGGTAAATGCCGCCGGTTTGCTGCAATTTCCCGGAAAATTCGCAGCCCGAAAAAAGGATCTTTCCGCCTTCGGCGTTCCAGGTCCTAAGGTAAAAACGTTCGCCGGTCACCGGGGTCGCCGTCTGTTTGATCCGGTTCCAGACATAGAGCCGCTTTCTTTTCCCGTTGGTAAAGCCCTCTCCGTTGCTCCAGAAGGGAAGCTCGTCCAAAACTTCATAATCTTTGTCTTCTTTGAATTTGGCCGCGGCCTCGCTTCTTTTCTCGCCCGTAAGGCCGTTCAAAGCCCCGCCGTTCCGGTCATATTCGGCGAGAATCACGAAATTGTCCCGGTCTATGGCCTTCAGCGAAAAGACCGTCAGCGGAATATCCATATACTTCTGGGCCTCGCCGCCCTTGATGCTGATGGCGTAATATGAAGTCCAGGTCTCGCCCTCTTCGATTCTTTTCGTGATGGCTTTGTCGCGGTTGGCCTTGAAAAGAATCGTCTCGTCGTCAAGCCAGATAAAGGATTTTTCCCCTTCCATGGCCGTCAGCTGGGCGATGCCCTTTGTCTTGCGATCCAAAAGCCAAATATTGGAGCGGTAGGTATTTTCCCCCTCGTCGCTTTCGTGGACCACGAAGGCGCCGTGCTCTCCGTCGGGCGCGAATTCCAGATTCGATAAAAATTTGTAGCGCAGGAAATCCCTCAATTGTAGTTTTTCCAAAATGTTCCTCCTTTATGTGGCGCTTCGTTTTATGCGCGTTCCATACACGATGATTATACCACAATTCGGCTCTTTTGAGAAGTACTTTCTATGAGGGGCAGCAGTTTCCGGAAGGCGGTGGGGAGGGCGTATTTTTCGCCCAATTCTCCGGCCGTGACGGCGACCAGGCCTTCCGGCCGCTTTCTTCCCCGGATGGGGCGGCATTTGATGGCGCGGGCCGCCATGCGCCAGCGCACGTGGGTAAACGCGTGTCGCGCTTTCAGGATGTTTCCCGCTTCAAGCGGCGCGAATCCCAGATCTCTGATGAGCTTCACGAGAGCCGCCCCCTCCAGAAAGCCGGCGGCGTTGGGAAATTCCCAGAGTCCTGCCAAAAGTCCTTCGGCGGGCCGTTTCCGGATCAGATATTTGCCTTCAACCTCAAGGATCAAGACGGTCAGCTCCTGTTCCCGCTTGTCTTTTTTCGGGGATTTGCGGGGAAAATCCATGGGCTTTCCCGATTTTTTCGCCGCGCAGAGATCCGCCAGCGGACAGGCGGCGCAAAGGGGCTCTCCCCTCGGCAGGCAGACGAGGGCCCCCAATTCCATAAGGCTCTGGGTGAATGTCCCGCATTTGCCCTGACCCCCCGCGGGGTAAATTTTCCCCAGGGCTTCCATAACCGCCTCTTTGACTTCAGGCGCATCGACGGATCCGGTCAAAGCCGTCAGCCTCGCGACCACCCTGAGCACGTTGCCGTCCACGGCGGGCGCGGGCAGATCAAAGCAGATGGAAGCGAGGGCTCCCGCCGTATAGCGCCCGATTCCCGGCAGTTTTTCCAATGTCGCCGGATCTTTTGGGAATGCTCCGGCAAATTTGTCCACGATCATTCGCGCGGCTTTTTGCAGATTTTTGGCCCGGCTGTAATAGCCGAGACCCTCCCAGAGTTTCAGCAGCCGGTTCTCCGGCGCCTCCGCCAAAGCCCGGAGATCCGGGAGCGCCCTCAAAAAGCGCTCATAGTAGGGAATCACGGTCTCCACTCGGGTTTGCTGGAGCATGATCTCCGAAAGCCAGACGGCGTAAGGGTCCCGGGTTTGCCGCCACGGGAGTTCCCGGGCGTTTTTCGCGTACCAGGCGCAGAGCCGTTTTGTGACTTCGGGCGTCATTCCCCGGCCTCTGCCCGGGCTTTTTCAAATTCCGCCCGGACGGCCTTCAGCAGTTGGGGATCCCGGATCAAGTCAAGGGCCGTGAGGGCCATGGCGACCGCCGCTTCCTTCATGCCCTTGTAGGCTTCGGGCGTCAGGGTGGCCCGCGCCATTTCCACGCTGTGGGCCGTAAGATGGGTCGTCGTCAGCGGAAATTCCGGATGGATGGTGGGGCAGCGGTGGCTGACGTCGCCGACATCGGTGGAACCCGAGAAATTCTTCGATCGGATATCCGTCACGCCCAATTCCCGCAGATTTTTCTCATAGACGTCGCTGAGCGTCCCGTTGGTCATAAGATCGGCAAAGCTGGCCTCGTAATTTTCCATGGAGAGCGTCGCGCCCGTTGCGAGGGCCGCCCCCCGGGCGCAGTTCTTCACTTTTTCCACGAGGGGATTCAAGACGGACAGTTTCGGGGCCCGCACATAAAAATCCGCGACGGCCAGATCGGGGATGATGTTGGCCGCCTTGCCGCCTTCGGAGATAACGCCGTGGATTCTTGCGGCCGTAGGCGTCTCCTGACGGAGGGCGTTTACGGCGTTAAACATGGTGATGACGGCGTCAAGGGCGTTGATCCCCTCCCAGGGGGCCGCCGCCGCGTGGGCGGTTTTGCCCCGGAACGTGAAACGGATGGCCTCCATGGCCGCCGAGGTCCCCGTCTTGTAGTGGGCTTCGGAGTCGGGGTGGGCGATCATGGCGGCGTCGAGTCCGTCAAAGGCGCCTTTTTTGGCCATGTGCACCTTGGCCCCGTCCGTTTCTTCGGCGGGCGTACCGACCAGCCAGATTTCCCCCGGAAAATCATTTCCCAGGGCCTCTTTGCACAGGATAGCCGCCGCGTCGCTGGCGACGCCCAGAATATTGTGCCCACAGCCGTGGCCGATGGCCGGAAGGGCGTCGTATTCGGCGAGAAAGGCGATCCGGGGACCCGGTTTCCCCGCGGTCCATACGGCCTTGAAGGCCGTCGGAAGACCGCAGAAATTTCCCTCCACCGTGAAGCCGTATTTTTCCAGAAGCCCTTGATGAGCCGCGGCGGCCTTGAATTCACGGTTACCCAGCTCCGGATTTTCGTAGAGATATTCGTTCAGTTTTTGGAAATCCCCCAGATAGGCGTCAAAAAGCTCCGTCAGTTTTTCTTTCATGTCCCTCCTCCTTGTGATGTTGGATTTGTTCCGCGTCCTTTGATTATAACATATCGCGCAAGGAAAATGAATAGATTTCAGGCAAAAAAGCGTCAAAATTTTTTTGCCTTTTGGGACAAATGCGGGTATAATAGGAGTAGGGTCCCGGCTCTGACGGATCGGGGTCGGGGATATTACATGAAGGAGCGTTGTCAGATGAAGGAGATATACGTAGCGGCGGGAATTTTGGAACGGGATGGGAAGATCCTCTGCGCGCGCAGGGGTTGGGAAAACAAGGCGTGGATGTCGTTTCGTTACGAGTTTCCCGGCGGAAAAATCGAAGCCGGAGAAACCCCCGAAGCGGCCCTTGTCCGTGAGATCCGGGAGGAATTGAACCTCGGGGTCTCGGTGGGCCCCCTTTTTGTCACGATTTCCCATCAGTACCCCGATTTTTTGCTGCACATGAAAACCTATCGCTGTACGTGCGAAGACTATGGACCCTTGAAGCTCACGGTCCACAAAGACTGCGCCTGGGTCGAACCCGAAGGGCTGGACAAGCTGGACTGGGTGCCGGCCGACGGTCCCGTCATCAAAAAAATCAAAAAGAGTTTTCTGGAGGGAACATGGAATTAAACGAAGCGATCGCGCAAAGGCGGTCCATCCGGAATTATCTGGACAAGAACGTCCCCAAAGAAGTGATCGAGCGACTGATTGAGGCGGCTATCTGGGCCCCCAGTGGAT comes from the Fusobacteriaceae bacterium genome and includes:
- a CDS encoding M20 family metallopeptidase translates to MKEKLTELFDAYLGDFQKLNEYLYENPELGNREFKAAAAHQGLLEKYGFTVEGNFCGLPTAFKAVWTAGKPGPRIAFLAEYDALPAIGHGCGHNILGVASDAAAILCKEALGNDFPGEIWLVGTPAEETDGAKVHMAKKGAFDGLDAAMIAHPDSEAHYKTGTSAAMEAIRFTFRGKTAHAAAAPWEGINALDAVITMFNAVNALRQETPTAARIHGVISEGGKAANIIPDLAVADFYVRAPKLSVLNPLVEKVKNCARGAALATGATLSMENYEASFADLMTNGTLSDVYEKNLRELGVTDIRSKNFSGSTDVGDVSHRCPTIHPEFPLTTTHLTAHSVEMARATLTPEAYKGMKEAAVAMALTALDLIRDPQLLKAVRAEFEKARAEAGE
- a CDS encoding (deoxy)nucleoside triphosphate pyrophosphohydrolase; the protein is MKEIYVAAGILERDGKILCARRGWENKAWMSFRYEFPGGKIEAGETPEAALVREIREELNLGVSVGPLFVTISHQYPDFLLHMKTYRCTCEDYGPLKLTVHKDCAWVEPEGLDKLDWVPADGPVIKKIKKSFLEGTWN
- the mutY gene encoding A/G-specific adenine glycosylase, which translates into the protein MTPEVTKRLCAWYAKNARELPWRQTRDPYAVWLSEIMLQQTRVETVIPYYERFLRALPDLRALAEAPENRLLKLWEGLGYYSRAKNLQKAARMIVDKFAGAFPKDPATLEKLPGIGRYTAGALASICFDLPAPAVDGNVLRVVARLTALTGSVDAPEVKEAVMEALGKIYPAGGQGKCGTFTQSLMELGALVCLPRGEPLCAACPLADLCAAKKSGKPMDFPRKSPKKDKREQELTVLILEVEGKYLIRKRPAEGLLAGLWEFPNAAGFLEGAALVKLIRDLGFAPLEAGNILKARHAFTHVRWRMAARAIKCRPIRGRKRPEGLVAVTAGELGEKYALPTAFRKLLPLIESTSQKSRIVV
- a CDS encoding S9 family peptidase, translated to MEKLQLRDFLRYKFLSNLEFAPDGEHGAFVVHESDEGENTYRSNIWLLDRKTKGIAQLTAMEGEKSFIWLDDETILFKANRDKAITKRIEEGETWTSYYAISIKGGEAQKYMDIPLTVFSLKAIDRDNFVILAEYDRNGGALNGLTGEKRSEAAAKFKEDKDYEVLDELPFWSNGEGFTNGKRKRLYVWNRIKQTATPVTGERFYLRTWNAEGGKILFSGCEFSGKLQQTGGIYQYDIRSRKTTELLPDKDYMVEFAEFMGNDVICGLATGERYGLNENPHFYLIKNKKPVLLKTHDSGMCNSVGSDCRLGGGTAFRVVGDLLYYEVTSHKSSFLYSIDRKGNETCHTADKGSVDCYALAKGEIFFIGLRGDRLQELYTVKNGKEKQLTFFNEEIIQTKRIITPKALNCKSGDVEIEGWVLLPAGYDPSKKYPGILDIHGGPKTVYGETFFHEMQVWANLGYFVFFCNPRGSDGRGDAFADIRGKYGTIDYEDLMAFTDAVLKAYPQIDPKRLGVTGGSYGGYMTNWIIGHTDRFKCAVSQRSIANWVSKFGGTDIGYYFNADQNQSTPWINHDKLWWHSPMKYADQAKTPTLFIHSVEDYRCWLAEGIQMFTSLRYHGVEARLCMFRGENHELSRGGKPKHRIRRLEEMTAWFNKYLKK